A genome region from Methanobrevibacter sp. includes the following:
- the pyrH gene encoding UMP kinase yields MKIVIAIGGSILLKEYDCKKFQEYSTILKELANDHELFVVVGGGRPARDYIGVVRDLGAGEAQCDDIGIEVTRINAKLMLSALGDVAYQRVPHNFQEALEFSAAGKIIVMGGTEPAHSTDAVSAILAEYIQADKLINLTSVDGMYTKDPNKFDDAELVPEITATDLLDFLSGKDVKAGTYEFFDTTAVQMIKRSDLETVITNGFEPENLIKAVNGEKIGTKIINE; encoded by the coding sequence ATGAAAATTGTTATTGCAATTGGAGGATCAATTTTACTTAAAGAATATGATTGTAAAAAATTCCAGGAATACAGTACTATTTTAAAAGAATTGGCTAATGACCACGAATTATTTGTTGTTGTAGGTGGCGGAAGACCTGCAAGAGACTATATTGGAGTGGTGCGTGATTTAGGTGCTGGTGAAGCACAATGTGACGATATCGGAATTGAAGTTACAAGAATTAATGCAAAACTGATGTTGTCTGCACTTGGCGACGTTGCCTATCAAAGAGTGCCCCACAATTTCCAGGAAGCTTTGGAATTCTCAGCTGCCGGAAAAATAATTGTGATGGGTGGAACTGAACCTGCACACAGTACTGATGCAGTATCTGCAATCCTGGCAGAATACATTCAAGCAGATAAACTCATCAACCTAACTTCTGTTGATGGAATGTATACAAAAGATCCGAATAAATTCGATGATGCCGAACTTGTTCCTGAAATTACAGCAACAGATTTACTTGACTTTTTAAGCGGCAAAGACGTTAAAGCCGGAACTTACGAGTTCTTTGACACAACTGCTGTTCAGATGATTAAAAGGTCTGATCTGGAAACTGTTATCACAAATGGTTTTGAGCCGGAAAACTTAATTAAAGCAGTTAACGGAGAAAAAATAGGAACTAAAATTATTAACGAATAG
- a CDS encoding DUF2116 family Zn-ribbon domain-containing protein has product MSIEPHKHCPICGTPIPLNELVCSPDCQTVWDARLAQTRRTRIVLYVIIAIFLIVWAIMTFVK; this is encoded by the coding sequence ATGTCAATAGAACCTCATAAACATTGTCCGATTTGTGGAACCCCAATCCCGTTAAATGAACTTGTATGCTCACCGGATTGTCAGACTGTCTGGGATGCAAGATTGGCGCAAACCAGAAGAACCAGAATAGTTCTATACGTGATTATTGCAATCTTTTTAATTGTTTGGGCAATAATGACATTTGTAAAATAG
- a CDS encoding lipopolysaccharide assembly protein LapB: protein MGERKVGENFDAKKAEDIFDKLKNVEGKIKPKRQGEFDNIKNMMNEAQYLFDLGKLGRAIELYKQVIFVLPDSSKAYENLIKIYQKQEDLDSEKDILKKAISNCKKNEDFKKRLKEIS from the coding sequence GTGGGTGAGAGAAAAGTCGGCGAAAATTTTGATGCTAAAAAGGCAGAAGATATTTTTGATAAGTTAAAAAATGTTGAAGGAAAAATTAAACCTAAAAGGCAGGGCGAATTCGATAATATTAAAAACATGATGAATGAAGCCCAATATCTATTTGATTTGGGTAAATTAGGCCGGGCAATCGAATTATATAAACAGGTTATATTTGTTTTGCCGGATTCAAGTAAGGCATATGAGAATTTAATAAAGATTTATCAAAAACAAGAAGACTTGGACAGTGAAAAAGACATACTGAAGAAAGCCATTAGTAACTGTAAGAAAAATGAGGATTTTAAAAAGAGATTAAAAGAAATAAGCTAA
- a CDS encoding MIP family channel protein: MEEKFMKRYISELIGTMVLVLFGCGSAAIAGSMLGTLGIALAFGLSIVAMAYVIGDISGCHINPAVSIGMWVDGRLESKDLIIYIIFQCIGAVIGIALLAAIINSAPSLGGYTATGLGQNGFGSASAVGLDVIGAIIVEIILTFVFVFTVLGVTKKVENGAVAGIVIGLTLTFVHIMGIPLTGTSVNPARSLAPALFLGGQALQQVWVFILAPIVGAVIAGLIYKGLNTEDD, translated from the coding sequence ATGGAGGAAAAATTTATGAAAAGATATATATCCGAATTAATAGGAACAATGGTGCTTGTCCTATTTGGTTGTGGAAGTGCGGCAATAGCCGGTTCCATGTTGGGCACACTTGGAATTGCATTGGCATTTGGTTTATCCATTGTTGCCATGGCTTATGTAATAGGAGACATCTCCGGATGCCATATAAACCCTGCTGTTTCAATTGGTATGTGGGTTGATGGAAGATTAGAATCCAAAGATTTAATTATCTACATCATATTCCAATGTATCGGAGCAGTTATTGGTATAGCTCTTTTAGCAGCTATTATAAACTCTGCACCAAGTCTTGGAGGATATACTGCTACAGGACTAGGTCAAAACGGATTTGGATCAGCATCTGCCGTAGGTTTAGATGTGATTGGAGCAATAATTGTTGAAATTATTTTAACCTTTGTATTTGTATTTACTGTTCTTGGCGTTACAAAAAAAGTGGAAAACGGAGCTGTTGCAGGTATTGTAATCGGTTTGACACTTACATTCGTACACATTATGGGAATTCCATTAACCGGAACTTCCGTTAACCCTGCACGTAGTCTAGCACCTGCATTATTCCTAGGCGGTCAGGCTTTACAACAGGTTTGGGTATTTATTTTAGCACCTATTGTCGGTGCGGTCATTGCAGGTTTAATATACAAAGGATTAAACACAGAGGATGATTAA
- a CDS encoding nitroreductase family protein, whose translation MNLEEQIYIRKSCRNYSDGAVDMDLIHKFMESAKSLNNEINCYWEILTRDKVAVRNSWSAPYYLAIYSEKKDNYLTNIGFIFQQLCLCLQSMGIGSCWVGLDVPKRKNSEFVIAIAFGMSRDISRDLSEFKRKELSEISDFEDEKLIPAQLAPSAINSQPWYFKHSNVGFDVYQIKHNILKRQILKRWNPIDVGIALAHMYVANKHSFEFEIKDNENIKGYSYIGSIKI comes from the coding sequence ATGAATTTAGAAGAACAAATCTACATCAGAAAATCCTGTAGAAATTATTCTGATGGGGCTGTTGACATGGATTTGATTCATAAGTTTATGGAATCTGCAAAGTCCCTGAATAATGAAATCAACTGCTATTGGGAAATTTTAACAAGAGATAAGGTTGCTGTTCGAAATTCATGGTCAGCTCCCTATTATTTGGCGATATATTCCGAGAAGAAGGATAATTACTTAACAAATATCGGTTTTATTTTTCAGCAGCTTTGCCTTTGTCTTCAAAGTATGGGCATCGGCAGCTGTTGGGTAGGACTTGATGTTCCTAAGAGAAAAAATTCCGAATTTGTAATTGCAATAGCTTTTGGAATGTCCAGGGACATTTCAAGAGACCTGTCTGAATTTAAAAGAAAAGAATTGTCTGAAATTTCAGATTTTGAAGATGAAAAGTTAATTCCGGCACAGCTTGCTCCATCAGCCATCAATTCACAGCCATGGTATTTTAAACATTCCAATGTTGGTTTTGATGTTTATCAAATAAAACATAATATTTTAAAACGTCAAATCCTTAAAAGATGGAATCCCATTGATGTGGGGATAGCTTTGGCTCATATGTATGTGGCCAATAAACATTCCTTTGAATTTGAGATTAAAGATAATGAAAACATCAAAGGTTATTCATACATCGGAAGTATTAAAATTTAA
- a CDS encoding sulfite exporter TauE/SafE family protein, which translates to MFTIEYFIGLILIGTLAGFASGLLGVGGGFLITPLQFFLLKYIGVAPDLAILISFGTSLAIIIPTSISGAYRHTKTMDNILQPGIRLGIFGIVGGAIGGFVASALPSRTLEIIFGLLLLFITVNNVFNINKERDEAKIPFNWFTIGIIGLTVGFSSGLLGVGGGVFLIAILTALLGFSIIEAIGTSSIFISLTAVGGFLSYMITGWGVSTFPYSIGYVSIVNLILISCFSVPMASLGAKMAHKVPQKKLKIIFSVLIFYIALNMLGIVP; encoded by the coding sequence ATGTTTACAATTGAATATTTCATAGGACTAATTCTAATTGGTACACTTGCAGGTTTTGCATCAGGACTTCTGGGAGTTGGTGGAGGTTTCTTAATCACTCCACTTCAGTTTTTCCTATTAAAATATATTGGAGTCGCGCCGGATCTTGCTATCCTGATTTCTTTCGGAACAAGTTTGGCCATTATTATTCCAACATCCATTAGTGGTGCTTACAGGCACACTAAAACAATGGACAATATATTGCAGCCGGGAATCCGATTGGGTATTTTTGGAATAGTCGGAGGGGCTATTGGCGGTTTTGTTGCATCAGCACTTCCTTCAAGAACATTAGAAATAATATTTGGTCTTTTATTGTTATTCATAACTGTTAATAATGTTTTCAATATTAATAAGGAGAGGGATGAAGCCAAAATTCCATTTAATTGGTTTACTATCGGAATTATTGGATTGACTGTTGGATTTTCATCAGGGCTTTTAGGCGTTGGTGGGGGAGTATTTTTAATAGCTATCTTAACTGCACTTTTAGGATTTTCAATAATAGAGGCAATTGGAACTTCTTCAATATTCATCAGCCTAACGGCTGTTGGAGGATTTTTATCCTACATGATTACCGGTTGGGGGGTCAGCACATTTCCATATTCAATAGGTTATGTAAGTATTGTTAACTTAATCTTAATTTCATGTTTTTCAGTGCCGATGGCTTCACTCGGTGCAAAAATGGCACATAAAGTCCCTCAAAAAAAGTTAAAAATAATCTTTTCAGTATTGATTTTCTATATTGCATTAAATATGTTAGGAATTGTACCATGA
- a CDS encoding transcription initiation factor IIB produces MPKRGRKRTQRTKTQNDASNKNEQTVCPDCGSTELIGDYERAEVVCARCGLVIDENLVDMGPEWRAFDHEQRDKRTRVGAPITYTIHDKGLSTMIDWRNKDIYGRDIPARNRAQWYRLRKWQRKIRISGATERNLAFALSELDRDSSRLGLPRSVREAASVVYRSAVDNKLIRGRSIEGVVAASLYAACRRCNVPRTLDEIAEVSRVTKKEVGRTYRFLTRELNIKLPPTSPVDYVPRFASELGLSGEAQSKAIEIIEKAMEKGLTSGRGPTGVAAAALYIASVLLGDRKTQRDVAEIAGVTEVTIRNRYKELTEQLDMGVTL; encoded by the coding sequence ATTCCTAAAAGGGGACGTAAAAGAACTCAAAGAACCAAAACACAAAATGATGCAAGCAATAAAAACGAACAAACTGTATGTCCTGATTGTGGTTCTACTGAATTGATAGGTGACTATGAAAGAGCAGAAGTCGTATGTGCTCGTTGCGGATTGGTCATTGATGAAAATCTTGTGGATATGGGTCCTGAATGGAGAGCATTTGACCACGAACAAAGAGACAAACGTACAAGAGTGGGTGCTCCGATTACATACACAATTCACGATAAAGGTTTAAGTACCATGATTGACTGGAGAAACAAGGATATCTATGGTCGTGACATTCCTGCAAGAAACAGGGCTCAATGGTACAGATTAAGAAAATGGCAAAGAAAAATCAGAATTTCAGGTGCTACTGAGAGAAATTTGGCATTTGCGTTAAGTGAACTTGACCGTGATTCCTCAAGATTAGGCCTTCCAAGAAGCGTTAGGGAAGCTGCAAGTGTTGTATACAGAAGTGCAGTTGACAATAAACTGATTAGGGGAAGAAGTATTGAGGGAGTAGTGGCCGCGTCATTATATGCTGCTTGCAGACGTTGTAATGTTCCCCGTACTTTAGATGAAATTGCAGAAGTGTCCAGAGTTACTAAAAAAGAAGTGGGTCGTACATACAGGTTTTTAACACGTGAATTAAACATTAAATTGCCTCCGACTTCTCCTGTAGATTATGTTCCTAGATTCGCATCTGAACTTGGACTTTCTGGTGAAGCACAATCCAAAGCAATTGAAATCATTGAAAAGGCAATGGAAAAAGGATTAACTTCCGGAAGAGGACCTACAGGTGTTGCAGCAGCTGCATTATATATTGCGTCAGTTTTACTTGGTGATAGAAAAACCCAAAGGGATGTGGCTGAAATTGCTGGTGTTACTGAAGTGACAATCAGAAACAGGTACAAAGAATTAACTGAACAGTTAGATATGGGTGTTACTTTATAA
- a CDS encoding TatD family hydrolase, translating into MDNLVDIGLNLMHSSFRKDRAEIIEEAKKAGVKQFIITGTNVHSSHIAAEYASKYPGTLFSTSGVHPHDAKTCNGHTMFELEKIAKSDCVVAIGECGLDYNRNYSPQDIQRKWFEAQVEVAERTGMPLFLHEREAHEDLYNILKRHDSVIEKSVVHCFTGTKQEAQNYIDLGCYIGITGWICDMKRGRYLQDAVSVIPPERLMIETDAPFLIPKNFDFKPKKNRNEPKYLPHILKTVALCMGLDVEELATQINKNTKEFFKI; encoded by the coding sequence GTGGATAATCTTGTTGATATTGGCCTGAACCTAATGCATTCTTCATTTAGAAAAGACAGGGCCGAAATCATTGAAGAAGCAAAAAAAGCCGGTGTTAAACAATTCATTATCACCGGAACCAACGTGCATTCAAGCCATATTGCAGCTGAATACGCTTCAAAATATCCTGGAACATTATTTTCAACTTCAGGTGTTCATCCCCATGATGCCAAAACATGTAATGGGCACACAATGTTTGAACTTGAAAAAATAGCTAAAAGCGATTGTGTTGTTGCCATTGGAGAGTGCGGATTAGATTACAACAGAAACTATTCTCCGCAAGATATTCAGAGAAAATGGTTTGAAGCCCAGGTGGAAGTGGCCGAGAGAACCGGCATGCCATTATTTTTACATGAGCGGGAAGCCCATGAAGATTTGTACAATATCTTAAAAAGGCATGACAGTGTTATTGAAAAATCAGTAGTTCACTGTTTTACCGGAACAAAACAGGAAGCACAAAATTATATTGATTTAGGTTGCTATATTGGAATTACAGGATGGATCTGCGATATGAAAAGAGGAAGATACCTGCAAGATGCTGTAAGCGTGATTCCTCCCGAAAGATTAATGATCGAAACAGACGCTCCATTTTTAATACCTAAGAATTTTGATTTTAAACCTAAAAAGAATAGAAATGAACCAAAATATTTACCTCATATCCTCAAAACAGTTGCACTTTGCATGGGTCTTGATGTAGAAGAACTTGCAACACAGATTAATAAAAATACAAAAGAATTTTTCAAAATATAA
- a CDS encoding DMT family transporter has protein sequence MKKIYLILPILAGMMFGSGGVFIRTLMHNGIDSITILFLRFSIAIVPILIAIIATEKELLKIDLKDIPLILVCAMSIVGLNLCYNESMNTIPLSLAAVLLSLAPVYVLIIAYFLFGEKITKNKLVCMSLAIFGCVLMTGILETALENIPMHGIVFGAGAGLFWAVYLMASKKLIENEKHTFTILIYSIVFISLVLAPLTDFNQIENFISVNPLLIVAFLIIHSTISFALPYIFSTVSLNYIDSGISSIFLSGAEPFAALIFGFIFYSEIPTLLMFCGFILTIIAMMMLSRAENEKSHYKNL, from the coding sequence ATGAAAAAAATCTATTTGATATTGCCAATTCTTGCAGGTATGATGTTCGGATCAGGCGGAGTATTCATCAGAACACTAATGCATAATGGAATTGATTCAATTACAATTCTTTTTTTAAGGTTTTCAATAGCTATTGTCCCCATATTAATAGCAATAATAGCTACTGAGAAGGAATTGCTTAAAATAGATTTAAAAGACATACCTTTAATTTTGGTTTGTGCAATGTCCATCGTAGGACTTAATTTATGCTATAATGAATCAATGAATACCATACCATTATCCTTGGCGGCCGTTTTATTATCACTGGCTCCAGTTTATGTGTTAATAATTGCATATTTCCTGTTTGGAGAAAAGATTACAAAAAACAAGTTAGTTTGCATGTCCTTAGCTATTTTCGGATGCGTATTGATGACCGGAATTTTAGAAACAGCTTTAGAAAACATTCCCATGCACGGAATTGTTTTTGGTGCAGGGGCAGGACTGTTTTGGGCGGTTTATCTAATGGCTTCTAAAAAACTAATCGAAAATGAAAAACATACATTTACCATCCTTATTTATTCAATCGTGTTTATTTCACTGGTTTTGGCCCCATTAACTGATTTTAACCAGATTGAGAATTTCATTTCAGTTAATCCTCTTTTAATCGTTGCTTTTTTAATCATTCATTCGACAATTTCATTTGCACTACCTTATATCTTCTCCACTGTGAGTTTAAACTATATTGATTCCGGAATATCTTCAATATTCCTATCCGGAGCCGAACCATTTGCCGCATTGATTTTCGGATTTATATTTTACTCAGAAATTCCGACATTACTGATGTTTTGCGGATTTATTTTAACAATAATCGCTATGATGATGTTGAGTAGAGCAGAAAATGAAAAATCCCATTACAAAAACTTATAA
- a CDS encoding heavy metal-binding domain-containing protein — translation MILSSSNTLVTKKIIEYKGLVTGESLIGANIYKDLFSGVRDVVGGRTSKYEEELQKARDIALKSMEEKAESLGANAIIGLKISYDNLGGTMGNTILVTAYGTAVKCE, via the coding sequence ATGATTTTATCGTCTTCAAACACTCTGGTTACAAAAAAGATAATCGAATATAAAGGATTGGTAACTGGAGAATCCTTAATCGGCGCAAATATTTATAAAGATTTGTTTTCCGGCGTGCGTGACGTTGTAGGTGGAAGAACCTCAAAATACGAAGAAGAACTGCAGAAAGCACGTGATATTGCTTTGAAAAGTATGGAAGAAAAAGCTGAAAGTTTAGGTGCAAATGCAATAATAGGGCTTAAAATCTCTTATGACAATCTTGGCGGCACCATGGGAAATACAATTCTTGTAACTGCCTATGGTACTGCTGTAAAATGTGAATAG
- a CDS encoding adhesin, whose protein sequence is MKKQIAILLMILLIAAPIVQGVSASKTAFITSDNIIDQENDIKMLNSIKKYIEEISNGEIQVIVDNQSPSPGEGWRSINVTSDISIDIAASDAGNFLQLGKATVNSDKQIIFINTGSYDLDNQSSFLRRAWDDNYSNESLAGMRNPGTFLKNAGIQYIQVAKDYPDNTDDGYLSKYDEDMNREIAQKIVDIVNNPGNESKVLSDNLITTNKLSPKGMADASKLLVNSGDSELKGPYGSYTTPQLLYQTSAYLNGDGIDIPKTYDGPENPLGISFLTKDKYSVYDYFKMAGTVKNYMDENGRAPDSIEYEGAHISYYDLTYNFAKIVQNHTDAQHMGFESEYEFDKVNDSILLHIFPFILILIVLILAYSFMKRIGRF, encoded by the coding sequence ATGAAAAAGCAAATTGCAATATTATTAATGATTCTATTAATAGCCGCACCGATTGTGCAGGGAGTAAGTGCGTCAAAAACAGCATTTATAACCTCCGACAACATAATAGATCAGGAAAATGACATAAAAATGTTAAATTCGATTAAAAAATACATCGAAGAAATAAGTAATGGTGAAATTCAAGTAATAGTTGATAACCAGTCCCCATCTCCCGGAGAAGGATGGAGATCAATAAACGTGACAAGTGACATAAGCATAGACATTGCAGCATCAGATGCAGGCAATTTCCTGCAGCTTGGAAAAGCCACCGTTAACAGCGATAAACAAATAATCTTCATTAATACCGGCAGTTATGATTTAGATAACCAGTCCAGTTTTTTAAGAAGAGCATGGGACGACAATTATTCAAATGAATCCCTAGCAGGAATGCGCAATCCCGGAACATTCCTTAAAAACGCAGGAATACAATATATTCAAGTTGCAAAAGACTATCCCGACAATACCGATGACGGTTATTTATCAAAATATGATGAGGATATGAATCGTGAAATTGCACAGAAAATTGTTGATATAGTCAATAATCCCGGAAACGAAAGTAAAGTTTTAAGTGACAATTTAATTACAACAAACAAGCTATCCCCTAAAGGAATGGCCGATGCAAGCAAACTGCTTGTAAATAGTGGAGACAGTGAATTGAAAGGCCCATATGGATCATATACAACTCCCCAATTGCTTTATCAAACCAGTGCTTATTTAAATGGTGATGGAATCGATATTCCGAAAACCTATGACGGACCGGAAAATCCGTTAGGAATTTCATTTTTAACAAAAGACAAATATTCAGTTTATGATTATTTCAAGATGGCCGGAACTGTTAAAAATTACATGGATGAAAATGGAAGAGCCCCTGATTCAATTGAATATGAAGGAGCACATATCAGCTATTATGATTTAACATATAATTTTGCTAAAATCGTTCAAAATCATACTGACGCACAACATATGGGCTTTGAAAGCGAATATGAATTCGATAAAGTTAATGATTCAATATTACTGCACATATTTCCATTTATTTTAATATTAATCGTATTAATCCTTGCATATTCATTTATGAAAAGGATAGGTAGATTTTAA
- a CDS encoding MJ1255/VC2487 family glycosyltransferase, with amino-acid sequence MILSIIIPTYNEEEYLPVLLESIEKQNFHDYEIIVADANSTDKTREIAEEFGCIVVDGGLPAVGRNNGANVAKGEYLLFLDSDLKLTEDYLRDVLYEFRMERVGIAITQMKPLSNKMQDKIFHDFANYFMISVENIKPHGAGCYGIIAKKELHDKCGGFDESLTFGEDTDYIERLAKEEPFKVLRNAKIGVSTRRLEEEGITTLIRQYGKSTVNDFLGKRTDASELNYNFGHGHEKLTTTKLSKLEKSAEKLNTIKETYDESKEKISSVRSKINSKIERDKKVVFYCVCGEGMGHAIRTGVIVDKIKEDYDVYLFSSDRAYEYLNSKFDNVYKIGGFNTVYINNKVNNIKTLANAIKRNPSNMKVGYETLYKKARKLKPDVIVTDFEIFATVVSKLLNIPLISLDNIHMITQTQIDYPKNHYADMIKAKGVIKTYVVKPKVHILTSFFYPKIRPKKNAVIYPPIIREDILKLEPENGDCVIVYQTSKESGKLVRKLKSLKDEKFIVYGFNKNEVDENLTYKEFNEDEFYDDLASSKAVICNGGFTFISEAIYLKKPIYSVPAIGNFEQTLNGFYVQKLGYGEYHESMNAPNVKKFLKRLPKYQKKLEKVKKTGNDGIVHELKYRIDKYSKYKNDTS; translated from the coding sequence ATGATTTTAAGCATTATCATACCTACCTATAATGAAGAAGAATACCTTCCGGTTCTTTTAGAGAGTATTGAAAAACAAAATTTTCATGATTACGAAATTATTGTAGCCGATGCCAACTCCACAGATAAAACACGGGAAATTGCAGAGGAATTCGGTTGTATTGTAGTTGACGGAGGTCTTCCGGCCGTAGGTAGGAATAATGGTGCCAATGTTGCAAAAGGAGAATATCTGCTATTTCTGGATTCTGATTTAAAGCTTACAGAAGACTACCTGAGAGATGTCCTGTATGAATTTAGAATGGAGAGGGTTGGAATCGCAATTACCCAGATGAAACCATTATCAAATAAGATGCAGGACAAAATATTCCATGATTTTGCGAATTACTTTATGATTAGTGTTGAAAACATCAAGCCCCACGGTGCGGGGTGTTACGGAATTATTGCAAAAAAAGAATTGCATGACAAGTGCGGCGGATTTGACGAGTCACTGACATTCGGTGAAGATACCGACTACATTGAAAGGTTGGCAAAGGAAGAACCTTTTAAAGTACTTAGAAATGCCAAAATTGGTGTTTCAACAAGAAGACTGGAAGAAGAAGGAATTACCACATTAATTAGGCAATACGGCAAAAGTACTGTCAACGATTTTTTAGGAAAAAGAACTGATGCAAGTGAGTTAAACTACAACTTCGGCCACGGCCATGAAAAACTTACCACCACCAAATTATCAAAGCTTGAAAAAAGTGCCGAGAAACTGAATACGATTAAGGAAACCTATGACGAATCAAAAGAAAAGATCAGTTCAGTGAGGTCTAAAATCAATTCCAAAATCGAAAGAGATAAAAAAGTGGTTTTTTACTGTGTTTGTGGTGAAGGAATGGGCCATGCAATAAGAACAGGAGTAATTGTTGATAAAATTAAAGAGGACTACGATGTTTATCTCTTCTCAAGCGACAGGGCATATGAATACTTAAATTCCAAATTCGACAACGTTTATAAAATCGGAGGATTCAATACAGTCTACATCAACAATAAGGTAAATAATATAAAAACACTTGCAAATGCCATAAAAAGAAATCCGAGCAACATGAAAGTTGGATATGAAACCTTATACAAAAAAGCAAGAAAGCTTAAACCCGACGTGATAGTAACCGATTTCGAAATATTTGCAACGGTCGTTTCAAAGCTTTTAAACATCCCCCTGATAAGTTTAGACAACATCCATATGATTACGCAAACCCAGATAGATTATCCTAAAAATCATTATGCAGACATGATTAAAGCAAAAGGAGTAATCAAAACATATGTTGTCAAGCCGAAGGTGCATATTCTAACCAGCTTCTTTTATCCAAAAATAAGGCCAAAAAAGAATGCGGTGATTTATCCTCCAATCATACGCGAAGATATTTTGAAGTTAGAACCTGAAAACGGAGATTGCGTAATTGTTTATCAGACAAGTAAGGAAAGTGGAAAACTTGTTCGTAAATTAAAATCCCTTAAAGATGAAAAATTCATCGTTTATGGATTTAATAAAAATGAAGTGGATGAAAATTTAACCTATAAAGAGTTTAACGAAGACGAATTTTATGATGATCTGGCTTCATCAAAAGCAGTAATCTGCAACGGCGGATTTACCTTTATTTCAGAAGCAATATACCTTAAAAAACCAATTTATTCTGTTCCGGCTATCGGAAATTTTGAACAGACATTAAACGGATTTTATGTTCAGAAGTTAGGTTATGGAGAATATCATGAAAGCATGAATGCTCCAAATGTTAAAAAATTCCTTAAAAGACTTCCAAAATATCAAAAAAAGCTTGAAAAAGTTAAAAAAACAGGAAACGATGGAATTGTTCACGAATTAAAATATAGAATCGACAAATATTCAAAATATAAAAACGACACATCCTAG